A window of Enoplosus armatus isolate fEnoArm2 chromosome 3, fEnoArm2.hap1, whole genome shotgun sequence contains these coding sequences:
- the npffl gene encoding pro-FMRFamide-related neuropeptide FF like has protein sequence MDTAAVVTILALVLAMAGVSQALHIQGSLDKNDILPGSEENMVDHLLGLESENTDNSIDDRLLTAVLRALLLGSQRETRNSVLHQPQRFGRGSRGQVVSEDQIHSRDWEGAPGQIWSMAVPQRFGKK, from the exons ATGGACACAGCTGCGGTGGTGACTATTCTGGCTCTGGTTCTGGCGATGGCTGGCGTCAGTCAGGCTCTTCACATCCAAGGCAGTCTGGACAAAAATGACATCCTGCCAGGCTCGGAGGAGAACATGGTCGACCACTTGCTAGGGCTG GagagtgaaaacacagataACAGCATTGATGATCGTCTGCTGACTGCAGTGCTGAGAGCTCTGCTGCTCGGATCCCAGAGAGAAACTAGGAACTCTGTCCTCCATCAGCCACAGAG GTTTGGCCGCGGCTCCAGAGGGCAGGTAGTGTCGGAGGATCAGATACATTCCCGTGACTGGGAGGGCGCCCCCGGTCAGATCTGGAGTATGGCCGTGCCTCAGAGATTTGGCAAGAAATAA